In a genomic window of Streptomyces sp. SJL17-4:
- the hisG gene encoding ATP phosphoribosyltransferase produces the protein MLRIAVPNKGSLSGPASAMLHEAGYRQRKESKELVVIDPDNEVEFFYLRPKDIAIYVASGKLDIGITGRDLLLDSGASAEEILALNFGRSTFRYATRPGTANGPEDFGGMTIATSYEGIVAKHLADQGIDASVVHLDGAVETAIQLGVAQIIADVVETGTSLRNAGLEVIGEPILTSEAVVIRRHGATDDNPQVQQFMRRLQGVLVARSYVMMDYDCRAEHLEQAVALTPGLESPTVSPLHNEGWVAVRAMVPAKEAQRIMDDLYEIGARAILTTAIHACRL, from the coding sequence ATGCTGCGCATCGCCGTTCCCAACAAGGGTTCCCTCTCCGGACCTGCGTCGGCAATGCTCCATGAGGCCGGCTACCGCCAGCGCAAGGAGTCCAAGGAGCTCGTCGTCATCGACCCCGACAACGAGGTCGAGTTCTTCTACCTGCGCCCGAAGGACATCGCGATCTACGTCGCCTCCGGGAAGCTGGACATCGGCATCACCGGCCGTGACCTGCTCCTGGACTCCGGCGCCAGCGCCGAGGAGATCCTCGCGCTGAACTTCGGCCGTTCCACCTTCCGGTACGCCACCCGCCCGGGCACCGCGAACGGCCCCGAGGACTTCGGCGGCATGACGATCGCCACCTCCTACGAGGGCATCGTCGCCAAGCACCTCGCCGACCAGGGCATCGACGCCTCCGTCGTCCACCTCGACGGCGCCGTCGAGACCGCGATCCAGCTGGGCGTCGCCCAGATCATCGCGGACGTCGTCGAGACCGGCACCAGCCTGCGCAACGCCGGACTGGAGGTCATCGGCGAGCCGATCCTGACCTCCGAGGCCGTCGTGATCCGCCGCCACGGCGCCACCGACGACAACCCGCAGGTCCAGCAGTTCATGCGCCGCCTCCAGGGCGTCCTCGTCGCCCGCTCGTACGTGATGATGGACTACGACTGCCGCGCCGAGCACCTGGAGCAGGCCGTCGCCCTCACCCCGGGCCTGGAGTCGCCCACCGTCTCCCCGCTGCACAACGAGGGCTGGGTCGCCGTCCGTGCGATGGTCCCCGCCAAGGAGGCGCAGCGGATCATGGACGACCTGTACGAGATCGGTGCCCGCGCCATCCTCACCACCGCCATCCACGCCTGCCGCCTCTGA
- a CDS encoding PH domain-containing protein, giving the protein MSEAQTPALPVTFRPGRTRAVLLTLGVVMFAVVTVVALMLERLGPGERVSFVFTAALLLGILVLLSRPKVVADDEGVTVVNITRTRRLAWAEILKVNLRPGDPWVFLDLSDGTSLPALGIQPGIAKESAIRDARALRALADSHGTSAERTA; this is encoded by the coding sequence ATGTCCGAAGCACAGACGCCCGCCCTGCCGGTCACCTTCCGTCCCGGGCGCACCCGGGCCGTCCTGCTGACCCTGGGCGTCGTGATGTTCGCCGTCGTCACCGTCGTCGCGCTGATGCTGGAGCGGCTCGGACCGGGGGAGCGCGTCAGCTTCGTCTTCACCGCCGCGCTGCTCCTCGGGATCCTCGTCCTGCTGAGCCGCCCCAAGGTCGTCGCCGACGACGAGGGCGTCACGGTCGTCAACATCACCCGCACCCGGCGGCTGGCCTGGGCGGAGATCCTCAAGGTCAACCTGCGCCCCGGCGACCCCTGGGTCTTCCTCGACCTGAGCGACGGCACCAGCCTGCCGGCGCTGGGCATCCAGCCCGGCATCGCCAAGGAGTCGGCCATCCGGGACGCCCGCGCCCTGCGGGCCCTGGCCGACAGCCACGGCACGAGCGCGGAGCGGACGGCCTGA
- a CDS encoding hemolysin family protein: MIVSLLLLVAAFVLILANGFFVAAEFGLVTVERAEAERAAAAGDRRARTVVTALRELSFQLSGTQLGITITSLVVGMLAQPALAGLLHGPLTVTGLPAGAVSGIAVVIGMLLASAVQMVVGELVPKNWAVSRPLQVARFVATPQRYFSALFRPVISLLNRVANRLVRLLGVEPTEELDSVRTPGELVSLARHSALAGALEQDTADLFVRTLSLGGLTAEQVMTPRVKVSALQWDATAADVLNLTRATGLSRFPVYRDRIDEIVGMVHLKDALAVSPHARLRTPVGRIAVPPLLVPETLPAQILLERLRREQPIAVVVDEYGGTAGVVTLEDIVEELVGEVRDEHDTVADGRPELAAAPAEDGRPAWEADGSCRVHILRRIGLDVPDGPYETVAGLVADLLGRIPAPGDRAELPGWRLSVRQVDRYRAERVRIVRTDPLPDQVPGHHDAPVPVAAEAVR; the protein is encoded by the coding sequence ATGATCGTCTCCCTTCTGCTGCTCGTCGCGGCCTTCGTCCTGATCCTCGCCAACGGCTTCTTCGTGGCCGCCGAGTTCGGTCTCGTGACCGTCGAGCGCGCCGAGGCCGAGCGGGCCGCGGCCGCCGGCGACCGGCGCGCCCGCACCGTCGTCACCGCCCTGCGCGAGCTGTCCTTCCAGCTCTCCGGCACCCAGCTGGGCATCACCATCACCTCCCTCGTCGTCGGCATGCTCGCCCAGCCCGCGCTCGCCGGACTGCTGCACGGACCGCTCACCGTGACCGGACTGCCCGCCGGGGCCGTCTCCGGGATCGCGGTGGTGATCGGCATGCTGCTCGCCTCCGCCGTCCAGATGGTGGTCGGCGAGCTCGTCCCGAAGAACTGGGCGGTCTCCCGGCCCCTCCAGGTGGCCCGCTTCGTCGCCACCCCGCAGCGGTACTTCTCCGCCCTCTTCCGGCCGGTGATCTCCCTGCTCAACCGGGTCGCGAACCGGCTCGTACGACTCCTGGGCGTCGAGCCCACCGAGGAGCTGGACTCCGTCCGCACCCCCGGCGAACTGGTCTCCCTGGCCCGGCACTCCGCCCTGGCCGGCGCCCTCGAACAGGACACCGCCGACCTCTTCGTACGGACCCTGTCCCTCGGCGGCCTCACCGCCGAGCAGGTCATGACCCCGCGCGTGAAGGTGAGCGCCCTCCAGTGGGACGCCACCGCGGCCGACGTCCTCAACCTCACCCGGGCCACCGGCCTTTCGCGCTTCCCCGTCTACCGCGACCGCATCGACGAGATCGTCGGCATGGTCCACCTCAAGGACGCGCTCGCCGTCTCGCCGCACGCCCGGCTGCGCACCCCCGTCGGCCGGATCGCGGTCCCGCCGCTCCTCGTGCCCGAGACACTGCCCGCGCAGATCCTCCTGGAGCGGCTGCGCCGGGAGCAGCCGATCGCGGTCGTCGTCGACGAGTACGGCGGCACGGCCGGCGTCGTCACCCTGGAGGACATCGTCGAGGAACTCGTCGGCGAGGTCCGCGACGAGCACGACACGGTGGCCGACGGACGGCCCGAGCTGGCCGCCGCTCCCGCCGAGGACGGGCGGCCCGCCTGGGAGGCCGACGGCTCCTGCCGGGTCCACATCCTGCGCCGGATAGGCCTCGACGTGCCCGACGGGCCGTACGAGACCGTCGCCGGGCTCGTCGCCGATCTCCTGGGCCGCATCCCCGCCCCCGGCGACCGGGCCGAACTGCCCGGCTGGCGGCTCTCGGTGCGCCAGGTCGACCGCTACCGCGCCGAGCGCGTACGGATCGTCCGGACGGACCCGCTGCCCGATCAGGTTCCCGGCCACCATGACGCGCCCGTTCCCGTGGCGGCGGAGGCGGTCCGATGA
- a CDS encoding hemolysin family protein: MSTLPLLFAVLLVLANGFFVGAEFALVSVRRSQIEPLGGARAKQVLHGLENLPQMMAAAQFGITVCSLTLGAVAEPTVARLLEPVFHTVGVPEGLIHPLGYVIALAAVVFLHLVIGEMVPKNLAMAAPERTALWLAPGLVGFARLCRPVTAALGACARLVLRAFKVEPKDEVEAVFTSVQLGRLVEDAGLAGLLDPAEQERLEDALELGTRPVTDVLIAPSSLVTVPPTVTPREIEELTVRTGYSRFPVRAEAGTTFMGFVHVKDVLDLDERERAVPQRLWRPMATIRAELPLDDALTVMRRAATHLAQVADGSGRVLGLVALEDVLEMLVGEVRDPAHRVRTAPTVTTAVRG, translated from the coding sequence ATGAGCACCCTTCCGCTGCTGTTCGCCGTCCTCCTCGTCCTGGCCAACGGCTTCTTCGTCGGGGCCGAGTTCGCGCTCGTCTCCGTGCGCCGCAGCCAGATCGAGCCGCTCGGCGGCGCCCGTGCCAAGCAGGTCCTGCACGGTCTGGAGAACCTGCCGCAGATGATGGCGGCCGCCCAGTTCGGCATCACCGTCTGCTCGCTGACGCTCGGTGCCGTCGCCGAGCCGACCGTGGCCCGTCTCCTCGAACCCGTCTTCCACACGGTCGGGGTCCCGGAGGGGCTCATCCACCCGCTCGGCTATGTGATCGCCCTCGCCGCGGTCGTCTTCCTCCACCTCGTCATCGGTGAGATGGTGCCGAAGAACCTGGCGATGGCCGCGCCCGAGCGGACCGCGCTCTGGCTCGCCCCCGGCCTGGTCGGCTTCGCCCGGCTCTGCCGGCCCGTGACGGCCGCGCTCGGCGCCTGCGCCCGGCTGGTCCTGCGGGCGTTCAAGGTCGAGCCGAAGGACGAGGTGGAGGCGGTCTTCACCAGCGTCCAGCTCGGCCGCCTCGTCGAGGACGCCGGCCTGGCCGGACTGCTCGACCCGGCCGAGCAGGAGCGCCTCGAGGACGCCCTCGAACTGGGCACCCGCCCGGTGACGGACGTCCTCATCGCCCCGTCCTCCCTGGTCACGGTCCCGCCGACGGTCACCCCGCGCGAGATCGAGGAGCTGACCGTACGCACCGGGTACTCGCGCTTCCCGGTCCGCGCCGAGGCGGGCACCACCTTCATGGGCTTCGTGCACGTGAAGGACGTCCTCGACCTGGACGAACGGGAGCGGGCGGTGCCCCAGCGGCTGTGGCGGCCGATGGCCACGATCCGCGCCGAACTGCCCCTCGACGACGCCCTCACCGTGATGCGCCGCGCCGCGACCCATCTGGCGCAGGTCGCGGACGGCTCGGGCCGGGTGCTCGGACTGGTCGCCCTGGAGGACGTCCTGGAGATGCTGGTGGGCGAGGTCCGCGACCCCGCGCACCGGGTGAGGACGGCGCCCACGGTCACCACCGCCGTGCGCGGCTAG
- a CDS encoding AAA family ATPase, which translates to MDIGTQGAQAPAELAWLRGIDAYTMGAYPQAEDEFRTAVRIDPGMADAWLGLHALRVDTTTALLRMYRNRDRFGEQRTRYRRTLNSWYWLGWWVQPVLESPRDLLLAHASHWLDGRHVPELDRALAGLPPVDTDPQVRFLHACRAYLVKDWDQLVRHTETLVDDPLLGIEAGLFGGMARVRLEMYGQAEPLLSASLMRCRSEQPQRKELRYWLARAHEGTGRSAAALPLYRAVHRIDPTFMDTAARLAAIAEYDGFEGYDGVDDPAGLASVALGTVGGGLGQDAVDTVPGAEPDPAAGPLGDGVRLAPDPVPPAAPVTPPETVRQKAPLPSQPAPPRFPAGPTDPVLLAEALAELEGMVGLEPVKRQVKALSAQLEMARLRAGQGLPVQPPKRHFVFSGPSGTGKTTVARILGRVFYALGLLGGDHLVEAQRADLVGEFLGQTAVKANELIDSAVGGVLFVDEAYALSNTGYSKGDAYGDEALQVLLKRAEDNRDHLVVILAGYPEGMDRLLNTNPGLSSRFTTRVDFPSYRPLELTAIGEVLAAANGDGWDDEAREELRSISGHVVEQGWIDELGNGRFLRTLYEKSCAYRDLRLSGYAGTPTRDDLATLRLGDLMQAYGEVLSGRGPVDRGPQQEPPGY; encoded by the coding sequence ATGGACATCGGCACGCAGGGCGCGCAGGCCCCGGCCGAGCTCGCCTGGCTGCGCGGAATCGACGCCTACACGATGGGCGCGTATCCGCAGGCGGAGGACGAGTTCCGGACGGCGGTAAGGATCGACCCCGGGATGGCGGACGCCTGGCTCGGGCTGCACGCGCTCCGGGTCGACACCACGACCGCGCTGCTGCGCATGTACCGCAACCGCGACCGCTTCGGCGAGCAGCGGACCCGGTACCGGCGCACCCTGAACTCCTGGTACTGGCTGGGCTGGTGGGTGCAGCCGGTCCTGGAGAGCCCGCGCGACCTGCTGCTCGCGCACGCCTCCCACTGGCTCGACGGACGCCATGTGCCGGAGCTCGACCGGGCCCTCGCGGGACTCCCCCCGGTCGACACCGACCCGCAGGTGCGCTTTCTGCACGCCTGCCGCGCCTACCTCGTCAAGGACTGGGACCAGCTGGTCCGGCACACCGAGACCCTCGTCGACGACCCGCTGCTCGGCATCGAGGCCGGGCTCTTCGGCGGCATGGCCCGGGTGCGCCTGGAGATGTACGGGCAGGCCGAACCGCTGCTGTCGGCCTCACTCATGCGCTGCCGCAGCGAGCAGCCGCAGCGCAAGGAGCTGCGCTACTGGCTGGCCCGCGCCCACGAGGGCACCGGGCGCAGCGCGGCCGCCCTGCCGCTCTACCGGGCCGTGCACCGGATCGACCCCACGTTCATGGACACGGCCGCCCGGCTCGCGGCGATCGCCGAGTACGACGGCTTCGAGGGGTACGACGGGGTCGACGACCCGGCCGGGCTCGCGTCGGTCGCCCTGGGCACCGTCGGCGGTGGTCTCGGCCAGGACGCCGTGGACACCGTGCCGGGCGCCGAGCCCGACCCGGCGGCCGGCCCGCTGGGCGACGGAGTGCGGCTCGCACCCGATCCCGTACCGCCGGCGGCACCGGTCACGCCGCCGGAGACCGTACGCCAGAAGGCGCCGCTGCCGTCCCAGCCGGCGCCGCCGCGCTTCCCGGCGGGCCCCACCGATCCGGTGCTGCTCGCGGAGGCGCTCGCCGAACTGGAGGGCATGGTCGGCCTGGAACCGGTGAAGCGGCAGGTCAAGGCGTTGTCGGCGCAGCTGGAGATGGCGCGGCTCCGCGCCGGTCAGGGCCTTCCGGTCCAGCCGCCCAAACGCCACTTCGTCTTCTCGGGTCCCTCGGGCACCGGGAAGACCACCGTCGCGCGGATCCTCGGCCGGGTCTTCTACGCCCTCGGGCTGCTCGGCGGCGACCATCTCGTGGAGGCCCAACGGGCCGACCTCGTGGGCGAGTTCCTCGGGCAGACCGCGGTCAAGGCCAACGAGCTGATCGACTCGGCCGTCGGCGGGGTGCTCTTCGTGGACGAGGCGTACGCGCTCTCCAACACCGGCTACAGCAAGGGCGACGCCTACGGGGACGAGGCCCTCCAGGTGCTCCTCAAGCGGGCCGAGGACAACCGCGACCACCTCGTGGTCATCCTGGCCGGCTACCCGGAGGGCATGGACCGGCTGCTGAACACCAACCCCGGTCTCTCCTCCCGGTTCACCACCCGGGTCGACTTCCCCTCGTACCGGCCGCTGGAGCTGACCGCCATCGGCGAGGTCCTCGCGGCGGCCAACGGCGACGGCTGGGACGACGAGGCCCGCGAAGAGCTGCGCTCGATCAGCGGACACGTCGTCGAGCAGGGCTGGATCGACGAGCTGGGCAACGGCCGCTTCCTGCGCACCCTGTACGAGAAGTCCTGCGCGTACCGCGACCTGCGGCTCTCCGGCTACGCCGGCACCCCGACCCGCGACGATCTGGCGACCCTCCGGCTCGGCGACCTCATGCAGGCGTACGGCGAGGTCCTGTCGGGCCGCGGTCCGGTCGACCGCGGCCCTCAGCAGGAGCCCCCGGGGTACTAG
- a CDS encoding peptidase C39 family protein: MTSSTPRRTLLAAALAAAGTAATAAPAVAAVPERAADGPPAAEGAGPVSAEGAGRGHAPAPGLVDNRFWSSYTDWRCGSTAGTKAVAGHRPGLVLATPAGRTDYTDPHTGRTSAWEYASWTSPVHTPTVPATEVIASWNAHTPPGTWLQVELSGTYTDATATPWYVLGRWASGDGDIRRTSVDDQTDGRSTVWTDTFAIDDATSGLRLTSYRLRLTLYRAPGSGLTPTVWRLGAMASDIPDRFTVPASVPGLAHELTVPRYSQNTHVGQYPEYDNGGEAWCSPTSSQMIVEYWGRRPSAEELAWVNPAFADPQVCHAARFTFDHQYEGCGNWPFNAAYGATYPDMNAVVTRLRSLTELETLIRAGIPAITSQSFRPEELTGAGYGTSGHLMTVIGFTAAGDVIANDPASPSNEAVRRVYQRREWENIWLRTKRYDANGKVRGGTGGVCYLFWPVKPAPRQHRALQALGLL, from the coding sequence ATGACCAGTTCCACCCCGCGCAGAACCCTTCTCGCAGCGGCCCTCGCGGCCGCCGGAACGGCGGCCACCGCCGCTCCCGCCGTGGCCGCCGTTCCCGAACGCGCCGCCGACGGCCCGCCCGCCGCCGAGGGCGCCGGCCCGGTCTCCGCCGAGGGCGCCGGGCGGGGCCATGCTCCCGCGCCCGGCCTCGTCGACAACCGCTTCTGGTCCTCGTACACCGACTGGAGGTGCGGCAGTACGGCCGGTACGAAGGCGGTCGCCGGACACCGCCCTGGCCTCGTCCTCGCCACCCCCGCCGGACGCACCGATTACACCGACCCGCACACCGGGCGGACCTCCGCCTGGGAGTACGCGAGCTGGACCTCGCCGGTGCACACCCCGACCGTGCCCGCCACCGAGGTCATCGCCTCCTGGAACGCCCACACCCCGCCCGGCACCTGGCTCCAGGTCGAGCTGTCCGGCACGTACACCGACGCGACCGCCACCCCCTGGTACGTCCTGGGCCGCTGGGCCTCGGGCGACGGCGACATCCGGCGGACCTCGGTCGACGACCAGACCGACGGCCGGAGCACCGTCTGGACCGACACCTTCGCGATCGACGACGCGACGAGCGGGCTGCGGCTGACCTCGTACCGGCTGCGTCTGACGCTGTACCGCGCCCCGGGCAGCGGTCTCACCCCCACGGTCTGGCGGCTCGGCGCGATGGCCTCGGACATCCCGGACCGCTTCACGGTCCCGGCCTCCGTGCCGGGCCTCGCGCACGAGCTGACCGTGCCGCGCTACTCGCAGAACACCCACGTCGGCCAGTACCCCGAGTACGACAACGGCGGCGAGGCCTGGTGCAGCCCGACCTCCTCCCAGATGATCGTCGAGTACTGGGGCCGCCGGCCGTCGGCCGAGGAACTGGCCTGGGTGAACCCGGCCTTCGCCGACCCCCAGGTCTGCCACGCGGCCCGCTTCACCTTCGACCACCAGTACGAGGGCTGCGGCAACTGGCCCTTCAACGCCGCCTACGGGGCCACGTACCCCGACATGAACGCCGTGGTCACCCGGCTGCGCTCGCTCACCGAACTGGAGACCCTGATCCGGGCCGGCATCCCGGCCATAACGTCCCAGTCCTTCCGCCCGGAGGAGCTGACCGGAGCCGGGTACGGCACCTCCGGCCACCTCATGACCGTCATCGGCTTCACGGCGGCCGGCGACGTCATCGCGAACGACCCCGCCTCGCCGAGCAACGAGGCCGTCCGCCGGGTCTACCAGCGGCGCGAGTGGGAGAACATCTGGCTCCGTACGAAGCGCTACGACGCAAACGGCAAGGTCAGAGGCGGTACGGGCGGTGTCTGCTACCTCTTCTGGCCGGTCAAGCCGGCACCACGTCAGCACCGCGCACTGCAGGCGCTCGGCCTGCTGTGA